One Setaria italica strain Yugu1 chromosome I, Setaria_italica_v2.0, whole genome shotgun sequence DNA window includes the following coding sequences:
- the LOC101765058 gene encoding secretory carrier-associated membrane protein 5, giving the protein MNHDPNPFDEGADDNPFSNGGGGGGGARGGGGKSQFGFRPAEPVGFGGGRGDATVDIPLDTMNDSKGKAKELSQWESDLRRRDADIRRREEALRSAGVPMEDKNWPPFFPIIHHDIANEIPANAQKLQYLAFASWLGIVLCLFWNFIAVIVCWIRGGDSKLFFLATIYGMLGIPLSYLMWYRPLYRAMRTDSAFSFGWFFLCYLLHIGFCVFAAIAPPIIFRGKSLTGILAAIDTFSDHAIVGIFYFVGFALFCLETLVSIWVLQKVYMYFRGHK; this is encoded by the exons ATGAACCACGATCCCAACCCCTTCGACGAGGGCGCCGACGACAACCCCTTCTCG aatggaggaggaggaggtgggggagcgcgcggcggaggcggcaagTCGCAGTTCGGGTTCCGGCCGGCGGAGCCCGTCGGGTTCGGTGGTGGCAGGGGCGACGCGACCGTCGACATCCCCCTCGACACCATGAAC GATTCGAAGGGCAAGGCGAAGGAGCTGTCGCAGTGGGAATCAGATCTCAGGAGGCGAGATGCG GATAtcaggaggagggaggaagccCTCAGGAGCG CTGGGGTGCccatggaggacaagaactggCCACCATTCTTCCCAATCATCCACCACGACATTGCCAATGAGATACCAGCAAACGCTCAGAAGTTGCAGTATCTTGCGTTCGCGAGCTGGCTTG GCATTGTGCTTTGTCTCTTCTGGAATTTTATTGCTGTCATAGTCTGTTGGATCAGAGGGGGAG ATTCCAAACTATTTTTCCTGGCTACTATCTATGGTATGCTTGGCATCCCTTTGTCTTACTTGATGTGGTATAGGCCTCTGTACCGAGCAATGAG AACTGACAGTGCTTTCAGCTTTGGATGGTTTTTCCTCTGCTACCTG CTCCACATTGGCTTTTGCGTATTTGCCGCCATTGCTCCTCCAATTATATTCCGTGGAAAATCATTAAC GGGTATATTGGCTGCAATTGACACTTTCTCAGATCATGCGATAGTTGGG ATCTTCTACTTTGTCGGATTTGCCTTGTTTTGCTTGGAGACACTTGTGAGCATATGGGTTCTTCAG AAAGTATACATGTACTTCAGAGGGCACAAGTAG
- the LOC101763829 gene encoding probable WRKY transcription factor 14: protein MCDYFLQRMEGDHRQASGDLTDVVRAGGAMQAGVADLSSAATAGWQLPAAEPGAGLFPPPQPSPSDGAGPSDDGFGDAFAGLSDAFGTGGNFRACSSGGAADFFDFEAPVGGRGGGGALVDTGGGGVVARGMQMAPALSPREIRPYPVMMAGGDAVKLGVPTMMPGLAVGPPCAFDAVAGMQMPSPHGGGIKRRKNQARKVVCIPAPAASAGGRTTGEVVPSDLWAWRKYGQKPIKGSPYPRGYYRCSSSKGCPARKQVERSRTDPTLLVITYNSEHNHPWPTQRNALAGSTRSHHAKNSKSNSSHNLQKPIVKAEPDQTATAASATTATAATSTTTTATTSTASNSTPTTTTMAVKEEAMVGSEMEKGTIDHGTSVALDHGDLMQQMFSQSYRPMIPEGGHHVDDFFADLAELESDPMSLIFPCGDPGREKATTPKGLGADPLFNMLDWGTMATNVVATSAGSSFEQGESGLL from the exons ATGTGCGACTACTTCTTGCAAAGGATGGAGGGCGACCACCGCCAGGCCAGCGGAGACCTCACCGACGTCGTCCGAGCCGGCGGCGCGATGCAGGCTGGTGTCGCGGACCTCTCCTCCGCTGCCACAGCGGGGTGGCAGCTCCCGGCGGCCGAGCCAGGAGCCGGCCTCTTCCCGCCACCCCAGCCGTCGCCGTCCGATGGCGCCGGCCCGAGCGATGACGGCTTCGGGGACGCGTTCGCCGGCCTCTCGGACGCCTTCGGCACCGGCGGCAACTTCCGCGCctgctcctccggcggcgcTGCCGACTTCTTCGACTTCGAGGCGCCTGTCggtggcagaggaggcggaggcgcacTGGTGGATACCGGCGGGGGCGGAGTGGTGGCGAGGGGGATGCAGATGGCGCCGGCGCTGTCGCCGAGAGAGATACGGCCGTACCCAGTGATGATGGCGGGCGGTGACGCCGTGAAGCTCGGCGTGCCGACGATGATGCCCGGCCTGGCGGTTGGGCCGCCGTGCGCGTTCGACGCCGTCGCAGGGATGCAGATGCCGTCGCCGCACGGCGGCGGGATCAAGCGCAG GAAAAACCAGGCAAGGAAGGTTGTCTGCATCCCAGCACCTGCAGCATCAGCAGGAGGGAGGACCACTGGAGAGGTTGTTCCTTCTGATCTCTGGGCTTGGAGGAAGTATGGACAGAAGCCCATCAAAGGATCACCTTACCCGAG AGGGTACTACAGATGCAGCAGCTCGAAAGGATGCCCCGCGCGGAAGCAGGTGGAGCGCAGCCGGACAGATCCAACCTTGCTCGTCATCACCTACAACTCGGAGCACAACCACCCGTGGCCGACGCAGCGCAACGCGCTCGCCGGCTCAACGCGGTCTCACCACGCCAAGAACAGCAAGAGCAATTCCTCGCACAACCTGCAGAAGCCCATCGTTAAGGCGGAGCCGGATCAAACCGCGACGGCCGCCAGCGCAACCACGGCGACCGcagccaccagcaccaccaccacagcgaCCACAAGCACTGCCAGTAACAGcactccgacgacgacgacgatggctgtgaaggaggaggccatggTCGGGTCAGAAATGGAGAAGGGCACCATAGACCATGGCACTTCTGTGGCGCTGGATCACGGTGATCTCATGCAACAGATGTTCAGCCAGAGCTACAGGCCGATGATACCGGAGGGCGGCCACCACGTCGACGACTTCTTCGCCGACCTCGCCGAGTTGGAGTCAGATCCCATGAGCCTGATCTTCCCATGTGGTGATCCGGGCAGGGAGAAGGCAACAACACCCAAAGGCTTGGGCGCCGATCCATTGTTCAACATGCTGGATTGGGGTACCATGGCCACCAATGTTGTTGCTACTTCTGCAGGGAGCTCATTTGAGCAAGGGGAGAGTGGCCTACTATGA
- the LOC101764636 gene encoding phosphoribulokinase, chloroplastic, whose amino-acid sequence MAISSAHTTTSLHSPCTTVSNAGFRQKQVIFFTSNRRGGRRHGGARTFQISCSVEKPVVIGLAADSGCGKSTFMRRLTSVFGGAAEPPKGGNPDSNTLISDTTTVICLDDYHSLDRTGRKEKGVTALDPRANNFDLMYEQVKAIKEGQTIEKPIYNHVTGLLDPPEVITPPKIFVIEGLHPMFDERVRDLLDFSIYLDISDEVKFAWKIQRDMAERGHSLESIQASIEARKPDFDAFIDPQKQYADAVIEVLPTQLIPDDNEGKVLRVKLIMKEGVKHFNPVYLFDEGSSISWVPCGRKLTCSYPGIKFAYGPDTYFGHEVSVLEMDGQFDRLDELIYVESHLSNLSTKFYGEVTQQMLKHADFPGSNNGTGLFQTIVGLKIRDLYEQIVAERAGAPAESAKV is encoded by the exons ATGGCGATCAGCAGCGCGCACACCACCACCTCTCTGCACTCCCCATGCACAACCGTCTCGAACGCAGGCTTCAGGCAGAAGCAAGTCATCTTCTTCACCAGCAACAGGAGAGGCGGCAGAAGGCACGGAGGGGCAAGAACCTTCCAGATTTCATGCTCCGTCGAGAAGCCAGTGGTGATTGGCCTGGCAGCAGACTCGGGATGCGGGAAGAGTACCTTCATGCGCCGGCTCACCAGTGTGTTTGGTGGTGCCGCAGAGCCACCCAAGGGCGGGAACCCGGACTCCAACACGCTCATCAGTGACACCACGACCGTGATATGCCTTGATGACTACCATTCCTTGGACAGAaccgggaggaaggagaagggtgTGACAGCCCTCGACCCAAGGGCGAACAACTTTGATCTCATGTATGAGCAGGTGAAGGCAATCAAAGAAGGCCAGACAATTGAGAAGCCAATCTACAACCATGTCACTGGCCTCCTCGACCCACCAGAGGTTATCACGCCCCCAAAGATTTTTGTCATTGAGGGCTTGCACCCAAT GTTCGATGAGCGTGTGAGGGACCTACTAGATTTCAGTATTTACTTGGACATCAGTGATGAGGTTAAGTTTGCATGGAAAATTCAG CGGGACATGGCAGAGCGTGGGCACAGCCTTGAAAGCATCCAGGCTAGTATTGAAGCGAGGAAACCAGATTTTGATGCCTTCATCG ATCCGCAGAAGCAATATGCTGATGCTGTGATTGAAGTTCTGCCAACCCAGTTGATTCCTGATGACAATGAAGGAAAGGTGCTGCGTGTTAAATTGATCATGAAAGAAGGCGTGAAGCACTTCAACCCAGTTTACCTCTTCGATGAAGGATCAAGCATCAGCTGGGTACCTTGTGGAAGAAAGCTCACATGCTCTTACCCTGGCATCAAATTTGCATATGGCCCGGACACTTACTTTGGCCATGAG GTATCAGTGCTGGAGATGGATGGGCAATTTGACAGACTAGATGAGCTCATCTACGTGGAGAGCCATCTAAGCAACCTCTCAACTAAATTCTACGGAGAGGTGACACAGCAAATGCTAAAGCATGCGGACTTCCCAGGAAGCAACAATGGAACAGGTCTCTTCCAGACCATCGTTGGACTGAAGATTAGAGATCTCTATGAACAGATAGTTGCTGAGAGGGCTGGTGCACCAGCTGAGTCAGCGAAAGTTTAA
- the LOC101765451 gene encoding uncharacterized protein LOC101765451, protein MVGIFSRFSSGAHRRSKSVAEVVETLAPNMSTGESDPAAVPAESPHGIEVGVEFKPVERPVEPVNLDQPVKCPLPEPSILHDGRIWKEKMSSVSVRVRTDLPIVQEGSQLEADSSSTRSRSAVPRRHILPSVSAPENNIRALLDECDVPVSHGSAE, encoded by the exons ATGGTCGGAATCTTCTCCAGGTTCTCTTCCGgcgcccaccgccgctccaAGAGCGTCGCT GAGGTTGTGGAGACGTTGGCCCCCAACATGAGTACCGGAGAGTCTGACCCAGCAGCTGTTCCTGCAGAGAGTCCTCACGGTATTGAGGTTGGCGTTGAATTCAAGCCGGTGGAGCGCCCTGTGGAGCCTGTCAATCTTGATCAACCAGTGAAATGCCCGCTTCCTGAGCCTTCTATACTGCAT GATGGGAGGATATGGAAGGAAAAGATGTCTTCAGTTAGCGTGAGGGTGAGGACTGACTTGCCGATCGTGCAGGAAGGGTCGCAGCTCGAGGCTGACAGCAGCAGCACAAGGTCGAGATCCGCAGTTCCAAGGCGCCACATACTTCCCTCAGTAAGTGCCCCTGAGAACAACATCAGAGCGCTGCTTGACGAGTGTGATGTCCCTGTGAGCCACGGTTCTGCTGAATGA
- the LOC101766406 gene encoding ATPase family AAA domain-containing protein 3-A, protein MAAAAAAAAKAAAAAISAGAAVALCTERAHAEGGGSMFRFPGFSTPSPSPSPSPAAPPPNQQPPAPADGRGEEAAEEVPRVSTQHARTSAAGFDPAPLERGVRALDRLGQSPDPKKLFELMKKQEETRQQELAAKKVEEQRQLAQLEIEKKRIDYEETKKLDQQRAKMKAQSAQYEDDLKRKRLQAEHEAQRVRNQELVKMQEESAIRLEQIRRATEEQIQEQRRQTEKERSDIVRETIKLKAMSEAQARILETKETEDVKRRLLVDQIKADREKWIEVINTTFEHIGGGLQTILTDQNKLVVAVGGLTALAAGIYTTREGARVVWGYVDRILGQPSLVRESSRGRYPWSGSLSRATSSLTSKLKNGSNPGKNGNGFGDVILNPSLQKRVKQLANATANTKLHQAPFRNMLFYGPPGTGKTMAARELARNSGLDYALMTGGDVAPLGSQAVTKIHQLFDWAKKSNRGLLLFIDEADAFLCERNKTYMSEAQRSALNALLFRTGDQSKDVVLALATNRPGDLDSAVADRIDEVLEFPLPGEDERFKILKLYLDKYIAKAGDKYEKSWLRFFRRQPQKIEMKGITDDLIREAAAKTQGFSGREIAKMMASVQAAVYGSKDCELTPALFREVVDYKVAEHEQRRKLAGEEPKQNA, encoded by the exons atggccgccgccgccgccgccgccgccaaggccgcAGCCGCGGCCATCTCCGCGGGGGCCGCCGTCGCGCTCTGCACCGAGCGGGCTCACGCCGAGGGGGGTGGCTCCATGTTCCGCTTCCCGGGCTTctccaccccctccccctccccctccccctcccccgccgcgccgccgccgaatcAGCAGCCCCCAGCGCCGGCGGACGGGCGGGGCGAGGAAGCCGCGGAGGAGGTGCCGAGGGTTTCGACTCAGCACGCTCGCACGAGCGCGGCGGGGTTCGATCCCGCGCCGCTGGAGCGCGGGGTGCGTGCGCTGGATCGGCTGGGGCAGTCGCCGGACCCCAAAAAG TTGTTCGAGCTAATGAAGAAGCAGGAAGAAACGCGCCAGCAGGAACTCGCTGCGAAGAAAGTCGAGGAGCAGAGGCAACTGGCCCAGCTTGAGATT GAGAAAAAACGGATAGATTATGAAGAAACTAAAAAACTTGATCAACAGCGAGCTAAAATGAAGGCACAGTCAGCTCAATATGAAGATGACCTTAAAAGGAAGCGATTACAGGCGGAGCATGAGGCACAGAGGGTGAGGAACCAGGAGCTCGTGAAGATGCAAGAGGAATCTGCAATTAGGCTAGAGCAGATACGGCGTGCGACCGAGGAGCAAATCCAGGAACAGCGGAGACAGACAGAGAAGGAGAGATCAGATATAGTGCGGGAGACTATTAAACTGAAAGCCATGTCAGAGGCGCAGGCGAGAATATTAGAAACAAAAGAAACTGAAGATGTGAAGCGGCGATTGCTTGTGGATCAGATAAAAGCTGACAGGGAGAAGTGGATCGAAGTGATAAATACAACCTTTGAGCATATAGGAG GTGGTTTGCAGACGATATTAACTGATCAAAATAAGCTAGTTGTAGCAGTTGGAGGTTTAACAGCACTTGCCGCGGGGATATACACAACGAG GGAGGGTGCAAGGGTAGTCTGGGGCTATGTTGACCGTATTTTAGGTCAGCCATCATTGGTAAGGGAGTCATCACGAGGGAGGTACCCCTGGTCTGGTTCTTTATCACGTGCTACAAGTAGCCTCACTAGCAAACTGAAGAATGGAAGCAACCCGGGGAAGAATGGGAATGGGTTTGGTGATGTTATTCTAAATCCTTCTCTCCAGAAGAGAGTGAAGCAGCTTGCTAATGCCACAGCCAACACAAAACTTCATCAAGCTCCTTTCAGGAACATGCTTTTCTATGGGCCTCCCGGCACAGGGAAAACAATGGCAGCACGAGAACTAGCTCGCAATTCT GGATTAGATTATGCACTAATGACTGGTGGAGATGTTGCACCATTGGGATCACAAGCAGTCACCAAGATTCATCAGTTGTTTGACTGGGCAAAGAAATCTAATAGGGGTTTACTCCTCTTCATTGATGAAGCTGATGCTTTCTTGTGCGA GCGGAATAAGACTTACATGAGTGAAGCTCAAAGGAGTGCCCTGAACGCTCTCCTCTTCCGCACAGGTGATCAATCCAAGGATGTTGTCCTTGCACTGGCCACCAACAGGCCCGGTGACCTTGACTCTGCTGTTGCTGACCGAATTGATGAGGTCCTCGAATTTCCCCTGCCTGGGGAAGACGAGCGATTCAAGATCCTGAAGCTGTACCTGGACAAATACATTGCCAAAGCCGGTGACAAGTATGAGAAGAGTTGGCTCCGGTTCTTCCGACGCCAGCCTCAGAAGATTGAGATGAAGGGAATCACTGATGATCTGATCCGGGAGGCTGCCGCCAAGACTCAAGGCTTCTCCGGAAGAGAGATTGCGAAGATGATGGCAAGCGTCCAGGCTGCGGTTTATGGCAGCAAGGACTGCGAGCTCACTCCAGCCCTATTCCGTGAGGTCGTGGATTACAAGGTTGCGGAGCACGAGCAGCGGAGAAAATTGGCTGGAGAGGAGCCGAAGCAGAATGCTTAG
- the LOC101764225 gene encoding uncharacterized protein LOC101764225: protein MKPLETRPPTAVVPAMPEFRDWGNLPELPLSEVLRRVLPCLRSVYAFAAVCRPWRRLLRASAANLLRPGMPPFLLNPFPRSRAVGAFSQRVLERPLPYRADLAAEGAILLSASRGHLLLLPCRGLSEGEPRIIIIDALTGADRREIVLPSPRFACHYAALLPTHLLVFHSKHAFFSLPFPDPNPDTSSSGPHWTKHSLPRPASFVTGILEFRGRVLGLTDRAQLLEFRLCASPQGHTVQMLPAAGLPDATTFDRWHFGPRLVAAGDRLLLVLFKLEPKSGSLYQDRREVKKVAIYGLDMARMRWEEVENIGAYSIFVDCAGKSAAACMDVGSCGVEENRVYVVATGRRWRSFPPGWEAPLGDANNGPFSRFAMGRQPWPSKIWVYPPLFF, encoded by the coding sequence ATGAAACCGCTCGAGACACGCCCGCCCACCGCCGTCGTGCCTGCGATGCCGGAGTTCCGCGACTGGGGCAACCTGCCCGAGCTACCGCTCTCGGAGGTGCTGCGGCGCGTCCTCCCCTGCCTCCGCTCCGTCTACGCCTTCGCGGCCGTCTGCCGCCCTTGGCGCCGCCtgctccgcgcctccgccgccaaccTCCTCCGCCCCGGCATGCCCCCGTTCCTCCTCAATCCCTTTCCCAGATCCCGCGCCGTCGGCGCCTTCTCCCAGCGCGTCCTGGAGCGCCCGCTCCCCTACcgcgccgacctcgccgcggaGGGCGCGATCCTCCTGTCCGCCTCTcgcggccacctcctcctcctcccctgccgcGGCCTGTCCGAAGGCGAACCccgcatcatcatcatcgacgCTCTCACCGGCGCCGACCGCCGCGAGATCGTGCTCCCGTCCCCTCGCTTCGCATGCCACTACGCCGCCCTCTTGCCGACCCACCTCCTCGTCTTCCACTCCAAGCAcgccttcttctccctccccttccccgacCCAAACCCCGATACCAGCTCCTCCGGTCCCCACTGGACCAAGCACAGCCTCCCCCGCCCCGCGTCCTTCGTCACGGGCATCCTCGAATTCCGCGGCCGCGTCCTCGGCTTGACCGACCGCGCGCAGCTGCTCGAGTTCCGCCTCTGCGCCAGCCCCCAAGGCCACACCGTCCAAATGCTGCCAGCCGCCGGCCTCCCAGACGCCACCACGTTCGATCGGTGGCACTTTGGGCCCCGTCTGGTCGCTGCTGGCGATCGGCTTCTGCTGGTGCTCTTCAAGCTGGAGCCGAAATCGGGCTCCTTGTATCAGGATAGAAGGGAAGTGAAGAAGGTGGCCATCTACGGGCTTGACATGGCACGGATGAGGTGGGAGGAAGTGGAGAACATTGGGGCGTATAGCATCTTTGTGGACTGTGCCGGCAAGAGTGCTGCTGCGTGCATGGATGTGGGAAGCTGTGGCGTGGAGGAGAACCGAGTTTATGTTGTGGCTACTGGGCGCCGCTGGAGATCATTCCCTCCAGGGTGGGAGGCGCCTCTCGGCGATGCTAACAATGGACCATTTAGCAGATTTGCAATGGGTCGGCAGCCATGGCCATCAAAGATATGGGTTTATCCACCACTCTTCTTTTGA